A window of the Dyadobacter pollutisoli genome harbors these coding sequences:
- a CDS encoding polysaccharide pyruvyl transferase family protein, with translation MMQSRRTFLKHSAALTSMMFSLDSLGQGPASILLRSSWQVENIGDIGHTPGVITLLERYYPQVEVRLWPVDIGKGVDDMLTKRFPKLKIITADADVKKAFEECAFMLHGSGPSLVRGKDLAAWSQQTGKPYGIYGITFPGVYGFPDDRWKFKEDDVSIITNAKFALFRDSVSLEFAKSKGARSPIMEFCPDGAFAVDLKDDAKAMAFLKEHDLKDGQFVCVIPQLRFTPWWELPRKNQQVNPAKQARNDGMKEHDNAPVREAIIAVVRQTKHKVLIVPENETQMKIGKEMLYDPLPDDVKQKVILRAEYWLTDEAISTYIRSAGLFGIEMHSPIMCIGNGIPAIVCRFEEQTSKGAMWRDIGLGEWLIDLDKQKDIDRLVPTVLDMLNNTKKTKASVSKAMAFVQKRQKETMQLMQGYLS, from the coding sequence ATGATGCAATCCAGAAGAACGTTTTTGAAGCATAGCGCAGCATTAACAAGCATGATGTTCAGCCTGGACAGTCTTGGGCAGGGGCCTGCCAGCATCCTGCTGCGTTCTTCGTGGCAGGTCGAAAATATCGGGGACATTGGCCATACGCCCGGCGTGATCACACTGCTTGAACGATATTACCCGCAGGTAGAAGTGCGCCTGTGGCCGGTTGACATTGGCAAAGGCGTAGACGACATGCTGACCAAACGGTTTCCAAAATTAAAAATAATCACTGCTGACGCTGACGTCAAAAAAGCATTTGAAGAATGTGCATTTATGCTGCACGGCTCAGGCCCGAGCCTGGTGCGCGGCAAAGATCTGGCGGCATGGAGCCAGCAAACGGGTAAGCCTTACGGCATTTATGGTATCACATTTCCGGGCGTTTACGGCTTCCCAGATGATCGCTGGAAGTTCAAAGAAGACGATGTCAGCATCATTACCAATGCAAAATTTGCTTTGTTTCGCGACTCCGTATCACTTGAATTCGCAAAATCAAAAGGTGCCAGATCGCCCATTATGGAGTTCTGCCCTGACGGAGCTTTCGCGGTAGATTTGAAGGACGATGCAAAAGCAATGGCTTTTCTCAAAGAACATGATCTGAAAGACGGGCAGTTTGTTTGCGTCATTCCACAGCTTCGTTTCACGCCCTGGTGGGAGTTGCCCCGGAAAAATCAGCAGGTCAATCCCGCCAAGCAAGCGCGGAATGATGGGATGAAGGAACATGACAATGCACCTGTGCGTGAGGCCATTATCGCAGTTGTGAGGCAAACCAAACACAAGGTACTAATTGTACCGGAAAACGAAACGCAGATGAAAATAGGTAAGGAAATGCTTTACGATCCTTTGCCAGACGACGTGAAACAAAAAGTGATATTGCGAGCTGAATACTGGCTGACTGATGAAGCGATCAGTACTTATATCCGCTCGGCAGGACTTTTTGGAATAGAAATGCATTCGCCCATTATGTGTATCGGAAACGGTATTCCAGCCATTGTGTGCAGGTTTGAAGAACAGACGAGTAAAGGAGCAATGTGGCGGGACATTGGTTTAGGCGAGTGGCTCATCGATCTGGACAAGCAGAAAGATATCGACCGACTTGTGCCGACGGTGCTGGATATGCTCAACAACACTAAAAAGACCAAAGCGAGCGTGAGTAAGGCTATGGCTTTTGTCCAGAAACGGCAAAAAGAAACAATGCAGCTCATGCAGGGTTATCTCAGCTAA
- a CDS encoding RagB/SusD family nutrient uptake outer membrane protein, with protein MKSRYISFFLTAWLLGFATSCKESYLEEIPLDRFSPENLLTNAAGYDAVVVALYEGARREHTVGSNNFEYMTVGTDQTQWGRNDSRGNKDYSLLNSNLDAAILYWDWAFKEMIVKANLILENIDDPNLKIEEQARNNIKGQALFFRGYTYNFLANIYGGVPIVKDRIIDPKFDFTRSTRAEVLEFAAQDLETASQLLKLDVKDGRIPRAAAFHLLSEVYISLGMEKKDPSFYDKSIAAASKVINKEAGDYALMTQRFGPASARPGDVFSDIFADGQINKSSGNKEVMWAWQFENFTPGGSTSATLANNSIRYWGPEYDKIKSPNGSANLPSDSLGRGIGVNSPTNYAKYDIWKLDPNDMRNSGYNIRRTYYYNNPADKQYYGKPILTKRGADGVLYSTKSDGTITNIRLDTLREYYPYFRKIEGTPFGNNNLSGNSVKDFSRMRVAETYLLRAEAYLRKGDRTMAAADINVVRARAKAKLITAGDVSEDFILDERSRELIVEEPRLRTLIRMGRLVDRVRKYNSAPSVANGPSSGATIQDFNRYWPIPQKVIDANVGANFEQNPGYP; from the coding sequence ATGAAAAGCAGATATATCAGTTTCTTTTTAACGGCATGGCTTCTGGGCTTCGCAACATCCTGCAAAGAATCCTATCTCGAAGAAATTCCGCTCGACAGGTTCAGTCCAGAAAACCTGCTGACCAATGCTGCCGGATACGACGCTGTGGTAGTCGCATTGTACGAGGGAGCCCGGCGGGAGCATACGGTTGGTTCCAATAATTTTGAATACATGACCGTGGGTACCGACCAAACGCAATGGGGCCGGAATGATTCGCGTGGTAATAAGGATTATAGTTTGCTGAATTCAAATCTGGACGCCGCTATCCTGTACTGGGACTGGGCATTCAAAGAAATGATCGTGAAAGCCAACCTCATTCTTGAAAATATTGACGACCCCAATTTAAAGATCGAGGAGCAGGCGCGGAACAACATTAAAGGTCAGGCTTTGTTTTTCAGGGGATATACTTACAATTTCCTGGCCAACATTTACGGCGGTGTACCTATTGTCAAAGATCGCATTATCGACCCAAAATTTGATTTTACCCGCAGTACCAGGGCCGAAGTGCTGGAATTTGCCGCGCAAGACCTGGAAACTGCTTCCCAGCTGCTGAAACTGGACGTAAAAGATGGCCGGATTCCCCGTGCAGCGGCATTTCACCTGCTGAGCGAAGTTTATATTTCGCTGGGAATGGAGAAAAAAGACCCGTCATTTTATGATAAATCCATTGCTGCGGCATCCAAAGTGATCAACAAGGAAGCAGGTGACTATGCCTTGATGACCCAGCGTTTCGGCCCTGCAAGCGCTCGGCCAGGGGATGTGTTTTCAGATATTTTTGCGGACGGACAAATCAATAAATCTTCGGGAAATAAGGAAGTAATGTGGGCCTGGCAGTTCGAAAACTTCACGCCAGGCGGAAGCACTTCTGCAACTCTCGCCAATAACAGTATCCGCTACTGGGGACCTGAATACGACAAGATCAAATCTCCGAACGGAAGCGCCAACCTGCCGTCCGACAGTCTCGGCCGAGGAATCGGTGTGAATTCCCCAACCAATTATGCCAAGTACGACATATGGAAGCTGGACCCGAACGATATGCGTAATTCGGGTTACAACATCAGGAGAACCTATTATTACAACAATCCTGCCGACAAGCAATATTATGGCAAACCCATTCTGACAAAACGAGGCGCGGATGGTGTGCTGTATTCGACCAAAAGTGATGGTACCATTACCAATATCCGGCTGGACACACTGCGGGAATACTATCCGTATTTCAGGAAGATCGAAGGCACACCATTTGGCAATAACAACCTTAGCGGCAATTCGGTGAAAGATTTCAGCCGGATGCGGGTGGCCGAAACGTATTTGCTGCGCGCTGAGGCATATTTACGAAAAGGAGATAGGACAATGGCTGCTGCCGATATCAATGTTGTCCGCGCCCGCGCCAAAGCGAAGCTCATCACCGCCGGTGACGTCAGCGAGGATTTTATCCTCGACGAAAGATCACGCGAGCTGATCGTGGAAGAACCCCGGTTGCGGACATTGATCCGTATGGGCAGGCTGGTGGACAGGGTGAGGAAGTATAACTCAGCACCTTCCGTTGCGAATGGTCCATCGTCGGGTGCTACCATTCAGGATTTTAACAGGTACTGGCCAATTCCACAAAAGGTCATTGACGCCAATGTGGGGGCCAATTTTGAACAAAACCCGGGCTATCCCTGA
- a CDS encoding TonB-dependent receptor — MKKTFTTYVVICMKITLLQALLVLTFVQVSWAREAAGQELLNRSISITVRAKSLKSVLHLIEEKAEIKFSYSPQVVPIHNPITLDAENRSLGEVLDMILKPIAIKYSVAGRQIILSKQGPEPKSGSIAEPGRPDFKASHPNNKVIGGTVSDETGAGLPGVSIVLKGSQTGTVSDVEGHYSLDIPDGPAYLIFSFVGYLPQEIEVGTRTSLDVILRPDTKALDEVVVVGYGTAKKKDLTGAVASVNIEDTRLQPNTSASQILRGTTAGVQVTDNGRPGQAGTINIRGINSISASNSPLIVLDGIIYAGGNLSDINPNDIESMDILKDASSTAIYGSLAANGVIEITTKKGKSGKPKFTFNTYIGSSNYAVLPQYLNAEQYLAARKDAELADGGIVPFQPVELENIAAGKSIEPFEEIRQKAPMSNYELSVSGKTDRVNYYFSGAYLRAKSPVKGDNFSRISSRLNLSVQATDWLKIGINSGFSSRDDSGVRADLSATSYLSPYASLYLADGTSPRPLPQDIGLVANPLIGNLLNTRTSITNVLFSNGYADFSIWKGLSYKFNVGYTRTDSKLFTYSPAYEPLNRLGSGSKRHGESQNITLENIVTYKQQISAKQNLDLTLLYGAYELKNQFSYLSSQNIFNDALGYNALEIGESYNIETGASKNRQSSGMARLGYSIASKYFATISIRRDGYSAFGAGKKYGVFPAAALSWNMSEEAFLRNIKQINFLKLRVSWGRNGNRGVDEYSSLSQIGQSNYVFGDGSATSVGLSTTSLANPNLSWETSESFNVGTDVQAFSNRVTMSLNFYVTNTYDLLLKQTIPNTNGFETYLRNIGETKNHGLEIDLKTVNIMKGDFTWNTNLAFSFNRNKIVKLTGRDLNNDEKEDDDIASGWFIGHPLGTNYDYVFDGIFQEGDDLTLIPGAKAGDIRFKDISGPDGVPDGKITPDDRAVVSNNQAKFNLGLTNIFSYKGLSFSTTFNVRQGGYSPLSMLNPGTNFYDQANFLDVPYWTKANPINTRPRINYRNPLGYGFYESRSFVRLQDVSLAYYIPEKILKRVHIGALQLYVSAKNLATWTDWRGWDPEFAEGDRSPKNSGPLLKTFIAGINVSF; from the coding sequence ATGAAAAAAACATTCACAACATATGTGGTAATATGTATGAAAATCACACTTTTACAAGCGTTGCTCGTGCTCACATTCGTACAGGTTTCCTGGGCACGGGAAGCTGCCGGACAGGAGCTTTTGAACCGGAGTATATCCATTACCGTTCGGGCAAAGAGCCTCAAATCGGTACTGCATTTGATTGAAGAAAAGGCTGAGATCAAATTCTCGTACAGCCCGCAGGTGGTTCCCATTCACAACCCGATCACATTGGATGCGGAGAACAGGAGCCTTGGTGAAGTGCTGGACATGATCCTGAAACCGATCGCCATCAAATATAGTGTGGCGGGACGGCAGATTATCTTGTCAAAACAGGGACCGGAGCCAAAATCCGGCAGCATTGCAGAGCCCGGGCGACCGGATTTTAAGGCTTCCCATCCTAATAATAAGGTAATAGGCGGAACCGTCAGCGACGAGACCGGCGCCGGATTACCGGGTGTGAGCATCGTACTGAAAGGCTCGCAAACGGGTACGGTAAGTGACGTTGAAGGACACTACTCGCTCGACATTCCCGACGGCCCCGCCTACCTGATCTTTTCGTTTGTCGGGTACCTGCCCCAAGAGATTGAAGTCGGTACGCGCACCAGCCTCGACGTCATATTAAGGCCCGACACCAAGGCTTTGGACGAAGTGGTGGTAGTAGGCTATGGCACGGCCAAGAAGAAGGATCTCACCGGTGCCGTGGCGAGTGTGAACATTGAAGATACTCGGTTACAGCCCAATACCAGTGCTTCGCAGATCCTGCGCGGCACGACTGCCGGCGTGCAGGTGACGGATAACGGCCGCCCCGGACAAGCGGGTACTATCAATATTCGCGGGATCAATTCGATATCTGCCAGTAACTCGCCGCTCATTGTTTTGGATGGTATTATTTACGCAGGCGGAAACCTTTCGGACATCAACCCGAATGATATCGAGTCAATGGATATATTGAAAGACGCGAGCTCCACGGCGATATATGGATCGCTGGCGGCAAACGGTGTGATCGAGATCACGACAAAAAAAGGGAAATCCGGCAAGCCTAAGTTTACATTCAATACCTACATTGGCTCGTCGAATTACGCTGTTTTGCCTCAATACCTGAATGCTGAGCAGTACCTGGCTGCCCGTAAGGATGCCGAACTGGCGGACGGAGGTATCGTTCCTTTTCAACCGGTAGAACTTGAAAATATTGCCGCAGGAAAATCAATCGAGCCTTTTGAAGAAATCAGGCAGAAGGCACCTATGTCGAATTACGAACTGAGCGTTTCGGGCAAAACGGACCGGGTGAATTACTATTTTTCAGGTGCGTACCTGAGGGCGAAATCCCCCGTGAAAGGCGACAATTTCAGCCGGATTTCCAGCCGGTTGAACCTGAGCGTGCAGGCTACTGACTGGTTGAAAATCGGGATCAATTCAGGTTTTTCCTCTCGGGATGATTCAGGCGTGCGGGCAGACCTGTCGGCGACTTCCTACCTGAGCCCGTATGCAAGCCTGTACCTGGCCGATGGCACTTCTCCCCGTCCATTGCCTCAGGACATTGGTTTGGTTGCTAACCCGCTGATCGGGAACCTGCTGAATACCAGGACGTCCATTACCAATGTATTATTTTCAAATGGCTATGCCGATTTTTCGATCTGGAAGGGGCTTTCGTACAAATTCAATGTGGGATACACCCGTACAGATTCGAAACTATTTACTTACAGCCCTGCCTATGAGCCATTGAACCGGCTGGGTTCGGGATCAAAGCGGCATGGTGAAAGCCAGAACATTACGCTCGAAAACATAGTAACCTACAAGCAGCAGATCTCCGCAAAACAAAACCTTGACCTGACATTACTTTACGGTGCTTATGAGCTGAAAAATCAGTTTTCATACTTGTCCAGTCAGAATATTTTCAATGATGCGCTCGGGTACAATGCCCTTGAAATTGGCGAGAGCTACAACATCGAGACCGGTGCTTCCAAAAACAGGCAGAGTTCCGGTATGGCCCGTCTCGGATACTCCATTGCCAGTAAGTACTTCGCTACCATCAGTATCAGGCGCGACGGTTACTCGGCATTTGGCGCTGGAAAAAAATATGGCGTGTTCCCGGCCGCAGCATTGAGCTGGAACATGAGTGAGGAGGCATTTTTACGCAACATTAAGCAAATCAATTTTCTCAAATTACGGGTTTCGTGGGGCAGAAATGGAAACCGTGGAGTGGATGAATATTCGTCCCTGAGCCAGATCGGGCAGAGTAACTATGTGTTTGGAGACGGAAGCGCCACCTCCGTCGGACTGAGCACTACTTCCCTGGCGAACCCTAACCTGAGCTGGGAAACTTCGGAGAGCTTCAATGTGGGTACCGACGTGCAGGCGTTTTCGAACCGGGTTACCATGTCATTGAATTTTTATGTTACTAATACTTACGACCTGCTGCTAAAACAAACCATTCCCAATACCAATGGTTTTGAAACCTATTTGAGAAATATTGGCGAAACTAAAAATCACGGGCTGGAAATTGATCTCAAAACCGTCAATATCATGAAAGGAGACTTCACCTGGAACACCAATCTGGCATTTTCATTCAACCGGAACAAGATCGTAAAGCTGACTGGCCGGGACCTGAACAATGATGAAAAAGAGGACGATGACATTGCCAGCGGCTGGTTTATAGGACATCCGCTGGGTACGAATTACGACTATGTATTTGACGGAATTTTTCAGGAAGGCGACGACCTGACTTTAATCCCGGGTGCGAAGGCGGGCGATATTCGGTTCAAGGATATCAGCGGTCCGGACGGTGTTCCCGATGGCAAGATCACTCCTGACGACAGAGCTGTGGTGAGCAATAACCAGGCCAAATTCAATCTGGGGCTGACGAATATATTCAGTTATAAAGGACTTAGTTTTTCAACGACATTCAATGTGCGACAAGGCGGTTACAGCCCTTTGTCCATGCTCAATCCGGGAACAAACTTTTACGATCAGGCGAATTTTCTGGATGTCCCCTACTGGACCAAGGCCAACCCAATCAATACACGTCCGAGGATAAACTACCGGAATCCATTGGGTTATGGTTTCTATGAAAGCCGGAGCTTCGTTCGTCTGCAGGATGTGTCCCTGGCCTATTATATCCCCGAAAAGATTTTGAAAAGGGTTCATATAGGCGCATTGCAGCTATATGTGAGCGCAAAAAACCTCGCTACCTGGACCGACTGGAGAGGCTGGGACCCTGAATTCGCGGAAGGCGACAGAAGTCCGAAAAATAGCGGGCCTTTGCTGAAGACATTCATTGCCGGCATTAATGTTTCGTTTTAA